CGATCGATATATCTCAAACCGCTTTTTGCCTGATAAAGCTATAGACCTCATCGATGAGGCGGCTGCCGAGCTTAAGATGCAGATAGAAAGCGAGCCTTATGATCTGGCTAAGATTAAGCGCGAGATAGTAACGCTTCAGGTTGAAAAAGAGGCGCTCAAGATGGAAGATGAGACTAAAAACGAAGAGCGTCTTAAAGAGATAGAGAAAGAAATTGCCGATCTAAACGAGAAAAAGCAAGCTCTTGAAGTGAAATTTGAAAATGAAAAGAGCGTATTTAACGGAATTTCAAATGCAAAAAAAGAGATAGAAACTCTTAAAAACGAGGCTGAGATAGCACGTAGAAACGGTGATCTTCAAAAGGCCGCCGAGATAGAATACGGCAAAATTTTAGACGCTTCAAACCGCCAAAAAGAGCTTGAGATCAAGTGGGAAGAGATGAAAAAGGCGGGCGTTCTGCTTAAAAATCAAGTGGATGAAGAGTTGGTTGCGGGAATTTTAAGCAAGTGGACGGGAATTTCGGTTTCAAAGATGTTAACGAGCGAGAAGCAAAAATACCTGATGATAGAGGATCATTTAAGAGATAGCGTGGTAGGACAAGATCCTGCGCTTCACGCTCTAGCAAGAGCTATCAAACGAAATAAAGCAGGACTTAATGAAGGCTCTCGTCCGATAGGATCGTTTCTTTTCCTTGGTCCAACAGGCGTGGGCAAGACCCAGTCGGCTAAGGCTCTAGCTAAATTTTTGTTTGATGACGAAAGAGCGCTTATACGCTTTGACATGAGCGAATATATGGAAAAACATAGCGTCTCAAGGCTTCTTGGAGCGCCTCCGGGATATGTAGGATATGATGAGGGAGGACAGCTAACCGAGGCCGTTAGAAGGCGTCCTTATAGCGTGATACTATTTGACGAGATAGAAAAGGCGCATAAAGATGTGTTTAATATCCTGCTTGGCATTATGGATGACGGGCGAGCGACGGATAATAAGGGTGTGACGGTTGATTTTAAAAATACGATCATTATCCTAACCTCAAACATCGCTTCAAATTTTATCATGGATTTAAAGGGCGAAGAGAGAGAAGAGGCTGTTAAAAACGAGCTAAAAAGCTACTTTAAGCCTGAATTTTTAAACAGGCTTGATGATACTATCATCTTTAATCCGCTAAGCGAAGAAGGACTTGTTCAAATCGTAGCAATTATGTTTAAAGAGCTTGAAAAAACGCTTCTAAATCGCGGCATTAAAGCTAGCATGAATGAAGAGGCTAAGAAATTTATAGCAAAGGCCGGATTTGATATAGTCTATGGCGCTAGACCGCTTAGACGCGCACTTTATGAGTTAGTAGAAGACCGCCTAGCCGATATGATACTAAAAGATGAGCTTGAAAGCGGCGATGAGATCGTGATAAGC
This Campylobacter sp. RM16192 DNA region includes the following protein-coding sequences:
- a CDS encoding ATP-dependent Clp protease ATP-binding subunit; this translates as MANIGESLTVQMQEALENGISLAIHAKNPQVVPLHVFWGLVTDSASILNQVFNQMSISKNAVDLEVKSKISSLATSSNVSKENVQISRELLNSLESAKALMVSMGDSFIAVDTWIISALELKEIREILAKFTDILEIKKSLEVIRAGRKIDTQTSDETLDSLEKFGIDLTKKAINAELDPVIGRDEEITRMMQILIRKSKNNPILLGEPGVGKTAIVEGLAQKIVSKDVPVSLMNKRVIALDMSALIAGAKYRGEFEDRLKAVINEVKSAGNIILFIDEIHTIVGAGASEGSMDAANILKPALARGELHAVGATTLKEYRKYFEKDAALQRRFQPIDVKEPSVNEALQILRGIKERLEVHHSVSITDSALVAAAKLSDRYISNRFLPDKAIDLIDEAAAELKMQIESEPYDLAKIKREIVTLQVEKEALKMEDETKNEERLKEIEKEIADLNEKKQALEVKFENEKSVFNGISNAKKEIETLKNEAEIARRNGDLQKAAEIEYGKILDASNRQKELEIKWEEMKKAGVLLKNQVDEELVAGILSKWTGISVSKMLTSEKQKYLMIEDHLRDSVVGQDPALHALARAIKRNKAGLNEGSRPIGSFLFLGPTGVGKTQSAKALAKFLFDDERALIRFDMSEYMEKHSVSRLLGAPPGYVGYDEGGQLTEAVRRRPYSVILFDEIEKAHKDVFNILLGIMDDGRATDNKGVTVDFKNTIIILTSNIASNFIMDLKGEEREEAVKNELKSYFKPEFLNRLDDTIIFNPLSEEGLVQIVAIMFKELEKTLLNRGIKASMNEEAKKFIAKAGFDIVYGARPLRRALYELVEDRLADMILKDELESGDEIVISSNGEDISIEVLR